From a single Lolium rigidum isolate FL_2022 chromosome 7, APGP_CSIRO_Lrig_0.1, whole genome shotgun sequence genomic region:
- the LOC124675085 gene encoding probable GTP-binding protein OBGC1, chloroplastic: MAPATVAAAFPFRLFSAEAARRSTKGARGKRSSARPVKSPPLPPAPSSAAVIGRGATTFTRLPLREAAPESSEVTLERFPTAPGDPGRRAPALPRGTVRRLGVEEDEEDDEEVDFGSRGATAVHRLPLRDAPVGSGRAPIGQFDARAARKSLNGRAISRQMVEHLEDDEEEEEEEFVVTRLDIFEGGKGRKARAVPPEETGEEGGAVVFDPDYGVDSDDEEEEEEFGTAAIGTAEFDELEYDGEDDDEAEVLVYHPDDEDEEEEEEEVGVFEGSFQDDGGEEGEVKEKGVPAVMRCFDTARIYAKAGDGGNGVVAFRREKYVPHGGPSGGDGGRGGNVYVEVDGDMNSLLPFRKSLHYRAGRGSHGQGSQMAGAKGEDVVVKVPPGTMVRSAAGDIELLELMKPGQRALLLPGGRGGRGNAAFKTGTNKVPRIAEKGEKGPEMWLDLELKLVADVGIVGAPNAGKSTLLSVISAAKPTIANYPFTTLLPNLGVVSLDFDATMVVADLPGLLEGAHRGYGLGHEFLRHSERCSVLVHVVDGSGQQPEYEYEAVRLELELFSPTLVDKPYIVVYNKMDLPEASERWNTFQEKLQAQGTEPYCISAINRQGTQDVVYAVYKVLQKERQRVKETEEWNDTQNLNHVADAIKRERSSAMNDFEIIHDKSTNTWNVVGAGIERFVQMTNWDYTESLKRFQQVLEACGVNKTLVKLGVKEGDRVVVGEMEVFWNEEPKRAASKTMNSRDDDAVRWPKFS, translated from the exons AtggcgccggccaccgtcgccgcGGCCTTCCCCTTCCGCCTCTTCAGCGCCGAGGCCGCTCGTCGGAGCACGAAGGGCGCCCGGGGGAAGCGGAGCTCCGCCAGGCCCGTCAAGTCCCCTCCCCTTCCTCCGGCCCCGTCGTCCGCCGCTGTCATCGGCCGCGGAGCGACCACCTTCACCCGCCTCCCTCTCCGGGAGGCCGCCCCCGAATCCTCGGAGGTCACCCTCGAGCGGTTCCCCACCGCACCAGGGGACCCCGGGCGCAGAGCCCCCGCATTGCCGCGCGGGACCGTCCGGCGgttgggcgtggaggaggacgaggaggatgatgaAGAGGTGGACTTCGGCAGCCGCGGGGCTACCGCTGTGCATCGTCTCCCTCTTCGAGACGCGCCAGTCGGTAGCGGGCGTGCCCCCATTGGACAATTCGATGCGCGCGCGGCCAGGAAGAGCCTTAATGGTCGCGCCATTTCGCGTCAAATGGTCGaacaccttgaggacgacgaggaggaggaggaagaggagttcGTCGTCACCCGCTTGGACATCTTCGAGGGCGGTAAGGGAAGGAAAGCCCGGGCAGTTCCACCCGAGGAGACCGGCGAGGAAGGTGGCGCCGTGGTGTTCGACCCAGACTAtggcgtcgacagcgacgacgaggaggaggaggaggaatttGGCACCGCAGCAATCGGCACTGCAGAATTCGATGAGCTGGAGTACGAcggggaggacgacgatgaagcaGAAGTCTTGGTGTATCACCcagatgatgaggatgaagaggaggaggaggaggaggtcggtgtGTTTGAGGGCAGCTTCCAGGACGATGGCGGCGAGGAAGGGGAGGTGAAGGAGAAGGGTGTGCCAGCCGTGATGCGGTGCTTCGACACGGCCAGGATATACGCCAAGGCCGGCGACGGCGGCAACGGCGTGGTGGCCTTCCGGCGAGAGAAGTATGTGCCGCACGGTGGGCCATCAGGCGGCGACGGTGGCCGCGGGGGCAACGTCTATGTGGAGGTGGATGGGGACATGAATTCACTGCTGCCATTCCGCAAGTCACTGCACTACCGTGCCGGGCGTGGCTCGCACGGCCAGGGGTCACAGATGGCCGGGGCcaagggcgaggatgtcgtggtcAAGGTGCCGCCGGGAACGATGGTCCGGTCGGCCGCTGGCGATATAGAGCTCCTCGAGCTGATGAAGCCTGGGCAACGAGCATTGCTGCTCCCTGGTGGCCGTGGCGGCCGCGGCAATGCGGCATTCAAGACGGGGACAAACAAGGTGCCCAGGATTGCAGAGAAGGGGGAGAAAGGTCCTGAAAT GTGGCTGGATTTGGAGCTAAAGTTGGTTGCTGATGTGGGAATTGTAGGAGCTCCAAATGCTGGAAAGAGCACTCTGTTGAGCGTTATTAGTGCTGCCAAGCCAACTATAGCGAACTACCCTTTCACAACATTGCTACCAAATCTTGGAGTAGTCTCATTAGATTTTGATGCTACAATGGTAGTTGCAGACCTTCCTGGCTTGCTAGAAGGTGCTCATCGTGGATATGGTTTGGGCCATGAGTTTTTAAGGCATAGTGAGAGATGTTCGGTCTTG GTGCATGTTGTTGATGGTTCAGGGCAACAACCAGAATACGAGTATGAGGCTGTTCGTTTGGAACTGGAATTATTTAGCCCAACTTTGGTTGACAAACCTTATATAGTGGTGTACAATAAGATGGATCTTCCAGAGGCTTCCGAGAGATGGAACACGTTCCAGGAAAAACTACAAGCTCAAGGTACTGAGCCGTATTGCATTAGTGCAATAAACAGGCAAGGAACGCAAGATGTTGTTTATGCTGTCTACAAGGTTCTACAGAAAGAGAGGCAAAGGGTGAAAGAAACAGAAG AATGGAATGACACTCAAAATCTGAATCACGTGGCTGATGCAATAAAAAGGGAAAGGAGTTCTGCGATGAATGATTTTGAGATTATTCATGACAAGAGCACAAATACATGGAATGTTGTTGGAGCTGGAATTGAACGATTTGTCCAGATGACTAATTGGGA CTATACGGAATCCTTGAAAAGATTTCAGCAGGTTTTAGAGGCATGTGGTGTCAACAAAACTCTTGTCAAACTTGGAGTCAAAGAGGGTGACAGGGTAGTTGTCGGTGAG ATGGAAGTGTTTTGGAACGAAGAGCCCAAAAGGGCCGCGTCGAAGACGATGAACTCAAGAGACGACGATGCTGTCAGATGGCCTAAGTTCAGTTAG